In a single window of the Agrobacterium fabrum str. C58 genome:
- a CDS encoding MarR family winged helix-turn-helix transcriptional regulator: MSRETDKEQLLDEVSAFTRKLRAFFDARVGESGLTLARARALFALSRRGPLTQTELAEEMEIETPTLVRVLDGMEKQNLIERRSDENDRRAKRIHMTEEGEKTSGTVQAVAKSLRSEITADISSEDLAMALDVMRRLSANLQNLAAGRAQS, translated from the coding sequence ATGTCCCGCGAGACCGACAAGGAGCAGCTTCTGGATGAAGTCTCCGCTTTCACCCGCAAACTGCGCGCGTTTTTCGATGCGCGGGTAGGGGAAAGCGGCCTGACGCTTGCCCGTGCGCGGGCGCTTTTTGCGCTCTCACGGCGCGGTCCGCTGACGCAGACGGAACTTGCCGAGGAAATGGAAATCGAAACCCCGACGCTGGTGCGGGTGCTTGACGGCATGGAGAAACAGAACCTTATCGAACGCCGCTCCGATGAGAACGACCGCCGCGCCAAGCGCATCCATATGACTGAAGAAGGTGAGAAGACTTCGGGCACGGTGCAGGCGGTGGCAAAGTCGCTGCGTTCGGAAATCACCGCCGATATTTCGTCTGAAGATCTGGCCATGGCGCTCGACGTGATGCGCCGCCTTTCGGCCAATCTGCAAAACCTCGCAGCCGGGAGGGCACAATCGTGA
- a CDS encoding replicative DNA helicase — MNDAVRKITPAQPAEPHYREAPNNIEAEQALLGAILVNNDAYYRVSDFLKPVHLYEPLHRKIFEVAGDIIRMGKTANPVTIKTFLPADDKIGDLTVAQYLARLAAEAVSIINAEDYGRAIYDLALRRALIQIGEDVVNIAYDAPLDMPPQAQIEDTERRLFELAETGRYDGGFQSFNDAVALAIDMAGAAFERDGNLSGISTGIHSLDGRMGGLQRSDLIVLAGRPGMGKTSLATNIAYNIAASYEQEVQPDGSFKAKNGGVVGFYSLEMSSEQLATRIISEQTEVSSSKIRRGDITEADFEKLIACSQMMQKVPLYIDQTGGISIAQLSARARRLKRQRGLDVLVVDYIQLMTGAGKSGENRVQEITQITTGLKALGKELNVPIIALSQLSRAVENREDKRPQLSDLRESGSIEQDADVVLFVFREEYYVKNMEPRDISDPKYAEWEALFDKVKGTADVIIAKQRHGPTGTVKLAFQSEFTRFADLADPSFTQYEEH, encoded by the coding sequence ATGAACGACGCTGTGAGAAAGATCACCCCCGCGCAACCGGCGGAACCGCATTACCGCGAGGCGCCGAACAATATCGAGGCCGAACAGGCGCTGCTTGGCGCCATCCTCGTCAACAACGACGCCTATTACCGCGTCTCGGACTTCTTGAAGCCCGTGCATCTCTACGAGCCGCTGCATCGCAAGATTTTCGAGGTGGCGGGCGATATCATCCGCATGGGCAAGACCGCCAATCCGGTGACGATCAAGACCTTCCTGCCGGCAGATGACAAGATCGGCGACCTGACGGTGGCGCAATATCTCGCGCGCCTTGCGGCCGAAGCCGTATCGATCATCAACGCGGAAGATTACGGTCGGGCGATCTATGATCTGGCGCTGCGCCGCGCGCTGATCCAGATCGGCGAAGATGTCGTCAACATCGCCTATGACGCGCCGCTCGACATGCCGCCGCAGGCGCAGATTGAAGATACCGAGCGCCGCCTGTTCGAACTGGCGGAAACCGGCCGCTACGACGGCGGTTTCCAGTCGTTCAACGATGCTGTGGCGCTGGCAATCGACATGGCGGGCGCCGCTTTTGAGCGCGATGGCAACCTCTCCGGCATTTCCACCGGCATTCATTCGCTCGACGGCCGCATGGGCGGCCTGCAGCGTTCCGACCTTATCGTGCTGGCTGGTCGTCCGGGTATGGGCAAGACCTCGCTTGCGACCAACATCGCCTATAATATTGCCGCCTCCTATGAGCAGGAAGTGCAGCCGGACGGTTCTTTCAAGGCGAAGAATGGCGGCGTCGTCGGTTTCTATTCGCTCGAAATGTCGTCCGAACAGCTGGCCACCCGTATCATTTCCGAGCAGACGGAAGTCTCCTCCTCGAAAATCCGCCGTGGCGACATCACCGAGGCCGATTTCGAAAAGCTCATCGCCTGCTCCCAGATGATGCAGAAGGTGCCGCTTTATATCGACCAGACCGGTGGTATCTCCATCGCCCAGCTTTCCGCCCGTGCCCGCCGCCTGAAGCGCCAGCGCGGCCTCGATGTTCTGGTCGTGGACTATATTCAGCTGATGACCGGCGCCGGCAAGAGCGGCGAAAACCGCGTGCAGGAAATCACCCAGATCACCACCGGCCTCAAGGCACTGGGCAAGGAACTCAACGTCCCGATCATCGCGCTGTCACAGCTCTCCCGTGCGGTGGAAAACCGTGAAGACAAGCGCCCGCAGCTTTCAGACCTGCGTGAATCGGGCTCGATCGAGCAGGACGCCGACGTGGTTCTCTTCGTGTTCCGAGAGGAATATTACGTCAAGAACATGGAACCGCGCGATATTTCCGATCCCAAATATGCCGAGTGGGAAGCGCTGTTCGACAAGGTGAAAGGCACGGCCGACGTCATCATAGCCAAGCAGCGTCACGGACCGACCGGTACCGTGAAACTCGCCTTCCAGTCCGAATTCACACGCTTCGCCGATCTGGCCGATCCGAGCTTCACCCAGTACGAAGAGCACTGA
- the rpsR gene encoding 30S ribosomal protein S18, producing MADTSSSQARRPFHRRRKTCPFSGANAPKIDYKDVRLLQRYISERGKIVPSRITAVSQKKQRELAQAIKRARFLGLLPYVVA from the coding sequence ATGGCTGATACATCCTCTTCCCAGGCACGCCGCCCGTTCCACCGCCGTCGCAAGACGTGCCCGTTCTCCGGCGCAAACGCTCCGAAGATCGACTACAAGGACGTTCGTCTCCTGCAGCGCTATATTTCCGAGCGCGGCAAGATCGTTCCTTCCCGCATCACGGCCGTTTCCCAGAAGAAGCAGCGCGAACTCGCCCAGGCGATCAAGCGCGCCCGTTTCCTCGGCCTGCTGCCTTACGTCGTAGCGTAA
- a CDS encoding MFS transporter codes for MSSTLPQTTGDATSQNTEVTAKSSELPEKDATVPPDTASTAETMVEAAIPAAPQPVERPLWLRLCFIFAGLSFFITQGLGMNLVMANIYQLQGEFSATVAEVAWLSAAYMAPYATFSIALFKVRAQYGLRPFAELSIIAFVVASCLNLFVTDLHSAIVIRFVSGMAAAPISSLGFLYILEAFPPARKFSLGFSIALTGTLLSAPLARIVSPSLLEIDGWNALYSMEVGFALISLAVIYVLKVTPPPRAKVIERMDILSYVLFAGGLGCLAVMLTLGRFYWWFETWWLGALLATSIALLTLMAFIELPRKNPLLDLRWIFSKTNLHVMAVLLIYRAVSSEQSSTAVSFYQQLGLLNDQTTTLYALVLLATVLGGAACAWLMLSKYVDTAHVIALTLIAAGSFLDSQSTNMTRPEQMYFSQMMIAFGAAMFLPPVMAKGFAAALGRGAPYLVNFIAIFLFTQITGSMLMTGLLGSFVTLREKFHSNILVENILLTNPLVAQRVSQLSGAYSHVITDPALLKAEGLTLLAQQVSREAYVLAYNDTFLLISVVSALALAVLLIHLVWMRVRPFLSREKTDTAPALQS; via the coding sequence GTGAGCAGCACATTGCCGCAGACCACAGGCGATGCCACTTCCCAAAATACCGAGGTGACCGCCAAATCCTCCGAGCTTCCGGAAAAGGACGCGACTGTACCGCCAGATACTGCCAGCACGGCCGAGACGATGGTGGAAGCCGCCATTCCCGCCGCGCCACAGCCGGTGGAGCGGCCGTTATGGCTCCGGCTCTGTTTCATCTTTGCCGGCCTGTCGTTTTTCATCACGCAAGGTCTGGGCATGAACCTCGTCATGGCCAATATCTACCAGTTGCAGGGTGAGTTCTCCGCGACGGTGGCCGAGGTCGCCTGGCTTTCCGCCGCCTACATGGCGCCTTATGCCACCTTTTCCATCGCGCTTTTTAAGGTACGGGCACAATATGGCCTGCGGCCCTTTGCTGAACTCTCGATCATCGCTTTCGTCGTTGCCTCCTGCCTCAATCTTTTCGTGACGGACCTGCATTCGGCGATCGTCATCCGCTTCGTCAGCGGCATGGCGGCGGCGCCGATCTCCTCGCTCGGCTTTCTCTATATTCTCGAGGCCTTTCCGCCGGCGCGGAAATTCTCGCTCGGCTTCAGCATCGCGCTGACAGGCACCTTGCTGTCGGCGCCACTCGCCCGCATCGTGTCACCCTCCCTGCTGGAAATCGACGGCTGGAACGCGCTGTATTCCATGGAAGTGGGTTTTGCGTTGATCTCGCTCGCCGTGATCTATGTTCTGAAAGTCACGCCGCCGCCGCGCGCGAAAGTCATCGAGCGCATGGATATCTTGAGCTACGTGCTGTTTGCGGGTGGTCTCGGTTGCCTCGCGGTCATGCTCACGCTCGGCAGGTTTTACTGGTGGTTTGAAACGTGGTGGCTTGGGGCGCTGCTGGCGACATCCATTGCGCTTCTGACACTGATGGCCTTCATCGAACTGCCGCGCAAGAACCCGCTGCTTGACCTGCGCTGGATTTTTTCCAAAACCAACCTGCATGTGATGGCTGTGTTGCTTATCTACCGCGCGGTTTCTTCCGAGCAGTCCTCAACCGCTGTCAGCTTTTATCAGCAACTCGGCCTCTTGAACGACCAGACGACAACGCTCTACGCCCTTGTGCTGCTGGCGACCGTACTGGGCGGCGCGGCCTGCGCCTGGCTGATGTTGAGCAAATATGTCGATACGGCCCATGTCATTGCACTCACGCTGATCGCTGCCGGTTCATTTTTGGACAGCCAGTCCACCAACATGACTCGGCCGGAACAGATGTATTTCAGCCAGATGATGATCGCTTTCGGGGCAGCCATGTTCCTGCCGCCGGTCATGGCCAAGGGCTTTGCGGCGGCTCTTGGTCGGGGAGCGCCCTATCTGGTGAATTTCATCGCCATCTTTCTGTTCACCCAGATCACCGGCTCGATGCTGATGACTGGTCTGCTCGGCAGCTTTGTGACCCTGCGTGAAAAGTTTCACTCCAATATTCTGGTGGAGAATATTCTCCTTACCAATCCGCTGGTTGCCCAGCGCGTGTCCCAGCTTTCCGGGGCTTACAGCCACGTCATTACCGATCCGGCGCTGCTGAAGGCCGAGGGCCTGACATTGCTTGCCCAGCAGGTCAGCCGGGAAGCCTATGTGCTGGCCTATAACGATACGTTTCTGCTCATCTCCGTCGTTTCCGCGCTGGCGCTGGCAGTGCTTTTAATCCACCTTGTCTGGATGCGTGTCCGACCTTTCCTGTCGCGGGAAAAGACCGATACTGCGCCGGCGCTACAGTCATGA
- the rpsF gene encoding 30S ribosomal protein S6, with protein sequence MALYEHIFLARQDISAQQVDALVEQYKGVIESFGGKVGRVENWGLKSLTYRIKKNRKAHYALMDIDAPAAAVHEVERQMRINEDVLRYMTIAVEAHEEGPSAMMQKRDRDDRPRRDGDRPDRGPREDRGPRPPREGGFGDREDRPRRPREDRA encoded by the coding sequence ATGGCTCTTTACGAACACATCTTCCTTGCCCGGCAGGATATTTCTGCCCAGCAGGTCGACGCACTTGTCGAGCAGTACAAGGGCGTTATCGAATCGTTCGGCGGTAAAGTCGGACGCGTCGAGAACTGGGGTCTGAAGTCCCTCACCTACCGCATCAAAAAGAACCGCAAGGCTCACTACGCTCTCATGGACATCGACGCTCCGGCGGCTGCAGTTCATGAAGTCGAGCGCCAGATGCGCATCAACGAAGACGTTCTTCGCTACATGACTATCGCCGTCGAAGCCCACGAAGAAGGCCCGTCCGCGATGATGCAGAAGCGCGACCGTGACGACCGTCCGCGCCGTGACGGCGACCGTCCGGACCGTGGCCCGCGTGAAGATCGTGGTCCGCGTCCGCCGCGCGAAGGTGGCTTCGGCGACCGCGAAGACCGTCCGCGCCGTCCGCGCGAAGACCGTGCATAA
- a CDS encoding HlyD family secretion protein, producing the protein MLKKFFTPVSILVLLGGIAGVALVLYAWRLPPFLSTVEMTDNAFVRGYVTTMSPQVSGYVVNVPVKDYQEVKQGTLLAKIDDRIYHQKQAQAEATLDTHKAALDNSRQQENAANANIRSSEAAVDSAEASLKQAQLASDRQDNLIKSGVGTSSLQEEAHAALEKARASLSQAKAALEVSRQDLQTIIVNRSSLQAAVANAEAAVELARIDLANTEIRAPVDGRLGEVGVRTGQYVTAGTQLMAVVPHDVWVIANFKETQLAGMQVGQPVTISVDALHRRKLTGHVERFSPATGSEFAVIKPDNATGNFVKIAQRLGVRIVIDADQPLAAELSPGMSVVVHLDKSKAPDGAETAAK; encoded by the coding sequence ATGCTGAAGAAGTTTTTTACCCCCGTTTCCATCCTCGTGCTGCTCGGCGGCATCGCCGGCGTTGCGCTGGTGCTTTACGCCTGGCGGCTGCCGCCTTTCCTGTCCACCGTCGAAATGACCGACAACGCCTTCGTGCGCGGTTATGTGACGACCATGAGCCCGCAGGTCAGCGGTTATGTCGTCAATGTCCCGGTGAAGGACTATCAGGAAGTCAAGCAGGGGACGCTGCTGGCCAAGATCGATGACCGCATCTACCACCAGAAACAGGCGCAGGCGGAAGCCACGCTCGATACCCACAAGGCAGCACTCGACAATTCCCGCCAGCAGGAAAATGCCGCCAATGCCAATATCCGCTCCAGCGAGGCGGCTGTCGACAGTGCCGAAGCCTCACTGAAGCAGGCGCAGCTCGCCTCCGACCGGCAGGATAATCTGATCAAGAGCGGCGTCGGAACTTCCAGCCTTCAGGAAGAAGCCCATGCGGCGCTTGAAAAGGCGCGCGCATCACTGTCCCAGGCGAAAGCGGCGCTCGAGGTTTCCCGTCAGGATTTGCAGACCATCATCGTCAACCGCAGCTCGTTACAGGCGGCCGTCGCCAATGCCGAGGCCGCCGTTGAACTCGCCCGCATCGATCTTGCCAATACCGAGATTCGCGCGCCGGTGGATGGCAGGCTCGGCGAAGTCGGCGTGCGCACCGGCCAATATGTCACCGCTGGCACGCAACTGATGGCCGTCGTTCCGCATGATGTCTGGGTTATCGCCAATTTCAAGGAGACCCAGCTCGCCGGTATGCAGGTGGGCCAGCCGGTGACGATTTCGGTCGATGCGCTGCATCGCCGCAAGCTGACCGGCCATGTGGAGCGCTTTTCGCCCGCCACCGGCTCGGAATTCGCCGTCATCAAGCCCGACAATGCGACCGGCAATTTCGTGAAGATCGCCCAGCGTCTCGGCGTGCGGATCGTGATCGATGCGGATCAGCCGCTCGCGGCGGAGCTTTCGCCTGGTATGTCGGTGGTGGTGCATCTGGACAAGAGCAAGGCGCCTGATGGGGCGGAGACGGCGGCGAAGTAG
- the fabG gene encoding 3-oxoacyl-[acyl-carrier-protein] reductase → MLDLTGRKALVTGATGGIGEEIARLLHKQGATVGLHGTRVEKLEALAAELGDRVKIFPANLADRAEVKALGEKAEAELEGVDILVNNAGITKDGLFVRMSDEDWDNVIEVNLTAMFRLTRELTHPMMRRRFGRIINITSIVGVTGNPGQANYCASKAGMIGFSKSLAQEIATRNVTVNCVAPGFIESAMTGKLNDKQKDAIMGAIPMKRMGTGAEVASAVLYLASNEAAYMTGQTLHVNGGMAMI, encoded by the coding sequence ATGTTAGATTTAACAGGCCGCAAAGCCCTCGTAACCGGCGCGACCGGCGGCATTGGTGAGGAAATCGCCCGCCTTCTGCACAAGCAGGGCGCAACCGTCGGCCTGCACGGCACGCGCGTTGAAAAGCTCGAGGCTCTGGCGGCGGAACTTGGCGACCGCGTCAAGATTTTCCCGGCTAACCTTGCCGACCGCGCCGAGGTCAAGGCTCTCGGCGAAAAGGCCGAAGCCGAGCTGGAAGGCGTCGACATTCTCGTCAACAATGCCGGCATCACCAAGGACGGCCTCTTCGTGCGCATGAGCGACGAGGACTGGGACAACGTCATCGAGGTGAACCTGACGGCGATGTTCCGCCTGACACGTGAACTGACGCATCCGATGATGCGCCGCCGTTTCGGCCGTATCATCAACATCACCTCCATCGTCGGCGTCACCGGCAACCCCGGCCAGGCCAATTATTGCGCCTCCAAGGCCGGCATGATCGGTTTTTCGAAGTCGTTGGCGCAGGAAATCGCCACCCGCAACGTCACGGTCAACTGCGTGGCACCGGGCTTCATCGAAAGCGCGATGACCGGCAAGCTGAACGACAAGCAGAAAGACGCCATTATGGGCGCCATTCCCATGAAGCGCATGGGCACCGGCGCCGAGGTTGCGTCGGCCGTTCTTTATCTGGCTTCCAATGAGGCAGCCTACATGACCGGCCAGACCCTGCACGTCAACGGCGGCATGGCGATGATCTGA
- a CDS encoding aldo/keto reductase, with amino-acid sequence MKQKLLGRTGISVSEICLGTMTWGTQNTEAEAHAQMDYAIENGVNFFDTAELYPTTPVSAETQGRTEDYIGAWFEKTGKRDQVVLATKVAGSGRDYIRGGRDIDAASIREAVDTSLTRLKTDYIDLYQIHWPNRGTYHFRGAWGFDASGQDTKRTLAEITEKLETLGELVKAGKIRAIGLSNESAWGTQKYIDIAEANGLPRVATIQNEYNLLYRSFDLDMAEVAHHEDVGLLAYSPLAAGLLTGKYQNGARPAGSRGTINKDLGGRLQPHQEAPVKAYLDLAAAHGVDPAQLAIAFCLTRPFMASAIIGATTMEQLKVDIAAVDVALSEDLLKGIAAIHRQYPMPI; translated from the coding sequence ATGAAACAGAAACTATTGGGTCGCACGGGCATCTCCGTGTCTGAAATCTGCCTCGGCACCATGACGTGGGGCACGCAGAACACTGAAGCCGAAGCGCATGCGCAGATGGATTACGCCATCGAAAACGGCGTCAATTTCTTCGATACGGCCGAGCTTTATCCCACCACCCCCGTTTCCGCCGAAACGCAGGGACGAACGGAAGACTATATCGGTGCGTGGTTCGAAAAGACCGGCAAGCGTGACCAGGTCGTGCTCGCCACCAAGGTCGCCGGCTCGGGCCGTGACTATATTCGCGGCGGTCGCGACATCGATGCCGCCTCGATCCGCGAGGCGGTGGATACCAGCCTCACGAGGCTGAAGACCGATTACATCGACCTCTACCAGATTCACTGGCCTAACCGCGGCACCTACCATTTCCGCGGCGCCTGGGGTTTCGATGCTTCCGGGCAGGACACCAAGCGCACGCTTGCCGAAATCACCGAAAAGCTCGAGACGCTCGGCGAACTGGTGAAGGCGGGCAAGATTCGCGCCATCGGCCTTTCCAACGAAAGCGCCTGGGGCACACAGAAATATATCGATATCGCCGAGGCCAACGGCCTGCCGCGCGTCGCCACCATCCAGAACGAATATAACCTGCTCTATCGCAGCTTCGACCTCGACATGGCGGAAGTCGCCCATCACGAGGATGTCGGCCTGCTCGCCTATTCGCCGCTCGCGGCGGGGCTGCTGACAGGCAAATACCAGAACGGCGCCCGCCCGGCGGGCTCGCGCGGCACCATCAACAAGGATCTCGGCGGCCGCCTGCAGCCGCATCAGGAAGCGCCGGTCAAGGCGTATCTGGACCTTGCCGCCGCACACGGGGTAGACCCGGCCCAGCTCGCCATCGCCTTCTGCCTCACCCGCCCGTTCATGGCCTCTGCCATCATCGGCGCGACCACCATGGAACAGTTGAAGGTGGATATTGCGGCGGTGGATGTGGCCCTGTCGGAAGACCTGCTGAAGGGTATTGCGGCGATCCACCGGCAATATCCGATGCCGATCTGA
- the fabD gene encoding ACP S-malonyltransferase, whose product MGIAFTFPGQGSQAVGMGKELADTYPEARAVFQEVDDALDQKLSDIMWNGPEETLTLTANAQPALMAVSMAVMRVLEARGLKLSDTVSYVAGHSLGEYSALCAAGTFSIADTARLLRIRGNAMQAAVPVGEGAMAAIIGLEHDAVSAICEEAGILGVCQIANDNGGGQLVISGSKTAVEKAAAIASEKGAKRAIMLPVSAPFHSALMAPAAEAMREALAKVEKHNPVVPVVANVRAAPVSDANEIAALLVEQVTGQVRWRETVEWFAANNVTQLYEIGSGKVLTGLARRIDKTVNGVAVNGAADIDQLLATLIG is encoded by the coding sequence ATGGGTATTGCATTCACATTTCCCGGTCAGGGAAGCCAGGCCGTCGGCATGGGCAAGGAGCTGGCGGACACCTACCCGGAAGCGCGCGCCGTGTTTCAGGAAGTCGACGACGCGCTCGACCAGAAGCTTTCCGACATCATGTGGAACGGACCGGAAGAAACGCTGACGCTGACGGCCAACGCTCAGCCGGCGCTCATGGCCGTTTCGATGGCGGTGATGCGCGTTCTGGAAGCGCGTGGCCTGAAGCTGTCCGATACGGTGTCTTATGTGGCCGGCCATTCGCTCGGTGAATATTCGGCGCTCTGTGCCGCCGGCACCTTCTCGATTGCCGATACCGCCCGTCTTCTGCGCATCCGCGGCAATGCCATGCAGGCCGCCGTGCCGGTCGGCGAGGGTGCCATGGCTGCAATCATCGGGCTCGAGCACGATGCCGTTTCCGCCATTTGCGAGGAAGCCGGCATTCTCGGCGTCTGCCAGATCGCCAACGACAATGGCGGCGGCCAGCTGGTCATTTCTGGTAGCAAGACTGCCGTTGAAAAGGCCGCAGCGATCGCTTCCGAAAAGGGCGCCAAGCGCGCCATCATGCTGCCGGTTTCCGCCCCCTTCCACTCCGCGCTGATGGCGCCGGCGGCGGAAGCGATGCGCGAGGCGCTGGCGAAAGTTGAAAAGCACAATCCGGTCGTGCCTGTTGTCGCCAATGTGCGCGCCGCTCCCGTTTCCGACGCCAATGAGATTGCCGCTTTGCTGGTCGAGCAGGTGACGGGCCAGGTGCGCTGGCGCGAGACGGTGGAATGGTTTGCCGCCAATAACGTGACCCAGCTTTACGAAATCGGCTCCGGCAAGGTGCTGACAGGCCTTGCCCGCCGTATCGACAAGACGGTGAACGGCGTTGCCGTCAACGGTGCGGCCGATATCGACCAGCTGCTAGCCACGCTTATCGGCTAA
- the rplI gene encoding 50S ribosomal protein L9, with product MDVILLERINKLGQMGETVKVRDGYARNFLLPQGKALRANAANKTRFETERATLEARNLERKSEAQTVAEALAGKSFIVVRSAGETGQLYGSVAARDVVEILGAEGFNIGRNQVELNTPIKTIGLHNVTLHLHAEVELQVELNVARSAEEAERQSKGESLTSADAIYGVDEDALRPEDFFDPEADGNEDDE from the coding sequence ATGGACGTTATTCTTCTCGAACGCATCAACAAGCTCGGTCAGATGGGCGAAACCGTCAAGGTTCGCGACGGTTATGCCCGTAACTTCCTGCTGCCGCAGGGCAAGGCGCTGCGCGCCAACGCCGCCAACAAGACCCGTTTCGAAACCGAGCGCGCAACGCTTGAAGCCCGTAACCTCGAGCGTAAGTCGGAAGCCCAGACGGTTGCCGAAGCGCTTGCAGGCAAGTCCTTCATCGTCGTCCGTTCGGCTGGCGAAACCGGCCAGCTCTACGGTTCTGTTGCTGCCCGCGACGTCGTCGAAATCCTCGGCGCCGAAGGCTTCAACATCGGCCGCAACCAGGTTGAACTGAACACGCCGATCAAGACCATCGGCCTGCACAACGTTACCCTGCACCTGCACGCCGAAGTCGAGCTTCAGGTCGAGCTGAACGTTGCCCGTTCCGCCGAAGAAGCCGAACGTCAGTCCAAGGGCGAAAGCCTCACCTCCGCTGACGCCATCTACGGCGTTGACGAAGATGCCCTGCGTCCGGAAGACTTCTTTGATCCGGAAGCTGACGGCAACGAAGACGACGAATAA
- a CDS encoding acyl carrier protein, which yields MSDIAERVKKIVIDHLGVDADKVVEGASFIDDLGADSLDTVELVMAFEEEFGVEIPDDAADSILTVGDAVKFIEKAQA from the coding sequence ATGAGCGATATCGCAGAACGCGTAAAGAAAATTGTAATTGATCATCTTGGCGTTGACGCCGACAAGGTTGTCGAAGGCGCCAGCTTCATTGACGATCTGGGCGCTGATTCGCTCGACACCGTTGAACTGGTCATGGCTTTCGAAGAAGAATTCGGCGTTGAAATTCCCGACGACGCAGCTGACTCGATCCTGACTGTCGGCGACGCCGTCAAGTTCATCGAGAAGGCCCAGGCCTGA
- a CDS encoding DUF2232 domain-containing protein, protein MQKLNQTVLISGVLAGICAAFLTLGATAQSSLSFLLYAGSAMPIFIAGMGWGNRAAIIAIITTAIIGALVMSPLFALTIAIFTLIPAGWLSHLANLARPASELGGPDDLLAWYPLSGIVLHLCILVSVAVVILGWMIGYGPDLVARMVDIMMTSVQNREPLFEPNAEALTQTKSLLVLMLPIVQGGLWVILLFAAYYVATRLVGSFGKGLRPREDIASALRMHRNAIFIFLGGIVAMFFGGVAAMIGAVICGTFGAGFLMAGYASLHKKARGKDWRLPVLILAYLSAVFVFPLFIILVLGLSDVRSTISLTPARKNDTTNETKP, encoded by the coding sequence GTGCAAAAGTTGAACCAGACAGTGCTGATCTCCGGCGTTCTCGCCGGCATATGCGCCGCGTTTTTAACGCTTGGCGCAACGGCACAGTCGTCGCTTTCTTTCCTGCTTTATGCCGGTTCGGCCATGCCCATCTTCATCGCCGGCATGGGCTGGGGCAACCGCGCCGCCATTATCGCTATCATCACCACCGCCATCATCGGCGCGCTCGTCATGTCGCCGCTTTTTGCGCTGACCATTGCGATCTTCACGCTGATCCCGGCGGGCTGGCTTTCGCATCTCGCCAATCTGGCGCGCCCGGCCTCCGAACTCGGCGGCCCGGATGATCTGCTCGCCTGGTATCCGCTGTCCGGCATCGTGCTGCATCTGTGCATTCTGGTCTCCGTCGCCGTCGTCATTCTCGGCTGGATGATCGGTTACGGTCCCGATCTCGTTGCCCGCATGGTCGATATCATGATGACCTCGGTACAGAACCGCGAACCCCTGTTCGAACCCAATGCCGAAGCACTTACCCAGACGAAGTCGCTGCTGGTGCTGATGCTGCCGATCGTCCAGGGCGGTCTTTGGGTCATCCTGCTGTTTGCGGCCTATTATGTCGCGACCCGGCTGGTCGGCTCCTTCGGCAAGGGCCTTCGCCCGCGCGAAGACATTGCTTCTGCGCTGCGCATGCACCGCAACGCGATCTTCATCTTTCTTGGCGGCATCGTCGCCATGTTCTTCGGGGGCGTCGCCGCCATGATTGGTGCCGTCATCTGCGGCACCTTCGGCGCGGGCTTCCTGATGGCGGGTTATGCCTCGCTGCATAAAAAGGCGCGCGGCAAGGACTGGCGGCTGCCGGTTCTCATCCTCGCTTATCTCTCGGCGGTCTTTGTCTTTCCGCTGTTCATCATTCTCGTGCTCGGCCTGAGCGACGTGCGCAGCACGATCTCTCTGACGCCGGCACGGAAAAACGACACAACGAACGAAACCAAACCATAG